The Synergistales bacterium genomic interval CCGTCACCAGCCGTTCCGCTCTGGACTGGGCCTCCTCGACGATGGTGGACGCCTGATGTTCCGCCGATTTCACCCGCTCCTCGGCGCTCTGCTGCGCCATCACCAGCGCATCCTGCAGGGAGTCCTTGAGCTCCGTGTATTCGCTGATCTGCTCCTCCAGCCGTTCCGCCCGCCGCTTTTCCTCCCGGTACTGTTCGGCGTAGGCGTGGATCGTCTCGGAGACCCTGTCGAGGAACTCGTCCACATCCCGAGGATCGTAGCCT includes:
- a CDS encoding DivIVA domain-containing protein — its product is MTELLTAMDVANQQFRRSLRGYDPRDVDEFLDRVSETIHAYAEQYREEKRRAERLEEQISEYTELKDSLQDALVMAQQSAEERVKSAEHQASTIVEEAQSRAERLVT